One region of Phragmites australis chromosome 18, lpPhrAust1.1, whole genome shotgun sequence genomic DNA includes:
- the LOC133899719 gene encoding uncharacterized protein LOC133899719 isoform X5, with amino-acid sequence MLRVKVEPSGEDFWKLDPVIDLIKHGAVGVIPTDTVLKGIGDSKPLSILCHSLRDIDTYTIGFPQGTNQGQANIFRAVKHAIPGPYTFILPATKQFPKQCIKHGLSTRYAKRRQVGVRIPDNPICQAILQNLDEPLICTRDRSLIGW; translated from the exons ATGCTGCGGGTGAAGGTGGAGCCCTCCGGCGAGGACTTTTGGAAGCTGGACCCCGTCATCGACCTCATCAAGCACGGCGCCGTCGGGGTTATCCCTACTGACACTGT ACTAAAAGGCATCGGCGATTCAAAG CCTCTGAGCATCCTATGCCACTCGTTACGTGATATCGATACCTACACAATAGGATTTCCTCAAGGTACCAACCAAGGACAAGCTAACATTTTCCGCGCTGTCAAGCATGCAATACCTGGGCCT TACACCTTTATTTTACCTGCAACCAAGCAATTTCCAAAACAATGCATAAAACATGGGTTGTCCACAAGGTATGCAAAAAGGAGACAGGTTGGTGTTCGAATTCCAGACAATCCCATCTGCCAAGCAATATTGCAAAATCTGGATGAACCTTTGATCTGCACAAG
- the LOC133899719 gene encoding uncharacterized protein LOC133899719 isoform X4, translating into MLRVKVEPSGEDFWKLDPVIDLIKHGAVGVIPTDTVLKGIGDSKPLSILCHSLRDIDTYTIGFPQGTNQGQANIFRAVKHAIPGPYTFILPATKQFPKQCIKHGLSTRYAKRRQVGVRIPDNPICQAILQNLDEPLICTRVMEIIFSCIT; encoded by the exons ATGCTGCGGGTGAAGGTGGAGCCCTCCGGCGAGGACTTTTGGAAGCTGGACCCCGTCATCGACCTCATCAAGCACGGCGCCGTCGGGGTTATCCCTACTGACACTGT ACTAAAAGGCATCGGCGATTCAAAG CCTCTGAGCATCCTATGCCACTCGTTACGTGATATCGATACCTACACAATAGGATTTCCTCAAGGTACCAACCAAGGACAAGCTAACATTTTCCGCGCTGTCAAGCATGCAATACCTGGGCCT TACACCTTTATTTTACCTGCAACCAAGCAATTTCCAAAACAATGCATAAAACATGGGTTGTCCACAAGGTATGCAAAAAGGAGACAGGTTGGTGTTCGAATTCCAGACAATCCCATCTGCCAAGCAATATTGCAAAATCTGGATGAACCTTTGATCTGCACAAG